One Salvia miltiorrhiza cultivar Shanhuang (shh) chromosome 6, IMPLAD_Smil_shh, whole genome shotgun sequence genomic window, ctttgtgtgtgtgtgtctctctctctctcatctctcgtCCCCCTTTCTGTCCCTCTCCTGGCCACGGCCGCCTCCCTTCTCCGGCGACTCCCGCCGCCTTGTCAGTGCCTACCACTCCTCCTCTCATCTCCCCCTCGACTGGTCGACGGCAGCTGCCACCATCGCCGCTTCTGCATCGACAGCAGCACACCCCAGCCGCCGCCACCTCTTTTCCAGATCTGGTGCTGCCAAACCACCGTCGCCGCCTCCCTGCCCATTTTCGCCGGCCGCCGTGGCGCGGCAGTGCCCGGTGACGCCTAATAGCCAGCTCCCCCTTCGCCTCTCCTGCTCTCCAGCAATCATACACCCGATTTCCCCCATTTTCTCTAATTTCTcattattcttttaattatttatgctaAAAATATATATGGATTACTACTGAAAGGAAAATGATTAGTGATTAGGTGTGTGCTTGTGATTTTctgaatatatatgtatattgaatGTTTAGAACAACAAAATTTGCAGTTGCAGAGATGTAAAAACAGAAAATGATAAATTGTTGCCttgaaatagaaatttcatAGATTCAAAACAAATACGATGCTTATTGATCTGCTGCTAGAGAGAAAAACTTGATTATTTTGTGAGTATAGTTTTTGCTTTGTAAAATTGCAGAGATGGAGCAGAAGTTAATATATATGATGAGCATATTGCTGAATATATTTGTGGATAAATTAAATGatctatttaaataaattaattaaaatattaaatagaaacaagaaataataaatataaaaatgttgaaaaaagaattaaaattatacaaagaaaagaaaaaaaaaattgtaaaaagaTTGATGGGATAAGagacacaaaaaaaaaaagggaaaaaaagagggagaaaactcatcttttatatattacataGATTACATAGATATAGCTAAGATCAAGAGAAAGAGTCAAcgataaattaaatataattagattttaaaaaagagataatagggccgaatggccctactgggcatacaaaatcaaattttagcctcaaatcttaaaacatcaaattttagccattaattaggcggaatgcctaatttgcccttcCATCTCCAACCCATCTCCAACCAAGTAACAGTACGTGTGATCCAAGcttcccttctctctctctctcgcgcgCCCTCTCTTTcgcgctctctctcttccgcgTCGATGAAGAGCAGAAATCGATCGCGATTCTAATTCCGGCGGCATGCTTCCCTCCTtcctcggcggcggcggtggatctgatctgatgaggcggcgacggtggatctgatctgatcgttgcgccgcctcctccatcggcagatctgatctccgcctccttcgatttcagccatcgactgatctgatctgatctgatctgtgctgcacgtatggcacttatggcactaatagtgccataagtgccataagtgcacacttccccctagggtttagatattccatttagggtttagattattcatttggggtttagatgttccatttaaggtttagattatccatttagggtttagatgttccatttagggtttaaatgatgttgttgtttctgtatttgtgctgatgaccattttacttagttttattttgaatttcgttggcacttatggcactattagtgccataagtgccatcttggcacttatggcactaatagtgccataagtgcctaacccgactcggcacgcgacccgcgtgcctgatcctacccagtccgcctcattaagggcaaaaacgtccaaatcaataaaaatggccaaaatttgtgttttttcaatgtgtggccataaattgtgttttgtgcttcattttggctacttcaaaattttactctttaaaaaatagtactccctccgtcccaatattgttggccacatttggtttcggcacggaaattaaggagttgtagattagtattttaagtgtgtgggtaatatagtataaaatgataaagtagaagagagaatgtgataaagtaagagagataatgataaagtaggagagagaatgtgataaagtaggagagagaatgtaataaaataagagattgaatgtgataaatatttccattttaggaaagtggccaacaatagtgggacaaactaaaaagaaaatgtggccaacaatattgggacggagggagtaatagttaTTGGGGTAATAATAAACATGATTGGAGTTTGAAGAAAAAATGTGTGATTGAATTTGTTTTATTTGTATAACCCAAATTCATTTGGCTCACCGGTGATATGATTAATAATATTCAACtacaaattttttatatttgtacATGTAGATTGAAAAATATTCCATCACGTGATTTAATGTAAATTATTTGTACCTGATTAATAATACTATGCagttcaaagaaatatttgtaGTTATAGAAAGTCAGTGGTGACATGATTGTAGTTATAGAAAGTCAGTGGTGACATGATTATATTCCCTATGTTATAATTGATGGCTTGGAGACTACTTTaaacaaatgtaaataaataaaataggaatCGGAAATTTGCAGGTATCCAAATCCTTGAAATCATTAATGTTGaaatttgaataattgtttTAGAATCATTGCAAAACAATTTGGCTCATGAAAGAAAATTCTTACTAACTATAGTAGGTTCaacatttgaatttaaattatttaggctcaaaataaagaatattatGCGAATATTTATTCATggttaaattttaaattaatgtatgtgagtataaaataaatttccATTGCTGGggatataatttataatttaaagtcATTTATCTAagtaggggcgcgactagataaTTCATCACAACTCGActcatagatatatattttaataacttaaaaatataataatttccaaataaaatttgcaaaggaagtaaacggttttgggctgtgacattctcaaattcaagtatgattttCACGAAAatgaattggggattctcaaatgtGTGATTCTATTcacagcccccattttactccctATAGCCTctcatattaaataataataaaaaaataattataaattttacaattttatcctATATACAaccataaattaaatataattcattataattttctcaaaaaatatatataattcattataatcaaattaaaattcaaattatatacAGCCCCAAACTATACAGTAGAAATCGGAAATGAATTAATGTGATGCAAAGATGATGATAATGATTTGAGGAATCTAATAATAGCTGCCGATTTCTTCTACTATGGTGATGATGACGACGCACATGGTCATCTAAACACTAATAtacaattttgagaaaatcaaCAAAGTAATAGTATATGAAATGATGGAGTAATATACAGTTGATCAACACATGATTCAAAAATCATGTGATCGAATTCTAAATACAATAATGCCTGCTTGGAAAAGAACCGCCCAAAACTAATGGGTCGCGTCTCTCTGTGTGCGTGCGTCAACTGGGTcgtgagaaaaaaaaagagagagggttagaagaagagaagaagagggCCGATGGTGGTGGTCGAAGCGGCGATGATATTCGCCGGAATAGGAGAGTTGCGGtagtatgaagaagatgaagaggaATTTTTTCTTAGATTGGGGGCTATACAACACATGGATTTGATTAAGAAGATATGAAGATGAAGGGGGGTTTTCTCTTAGATTGGGGCTATACAATATACACAGATTTgaatgtttcaaaaaaaaaaaaaaatagacagatttgattaatttagttaaaaaaataattatatttaatttagaaattataatctattgggtaaaataataaatttataattatttttttatcattaatATGAGAGGCTATATGGAGTAAAATAGTGGCggtgaatagaatcacccaaaCATTAATCATATATTAGTATAACTCGGTGCGTTctctttaattgtaaatttatcatgagaaaatgaagaataaataaaatttcacccttttaattcttccttttttttcccacattttTTACTTAACatttactcattcctcatttacactacaaaggagggataatattatcacatcaaaaatggtgtgataatattgtcccttctttgtagtgtaaatgaggaatgagtaagggtcaagtaggaaatgtgggaaaagaaagaaataatttaaagagtaaaattttatttatccttcattttctcatgataaatttacaattaagggtgcgttctctttggttgtaaatttatcatgggaaaatgaaggataaacaaaattttatcctttaaatccttcatttcttttcccacatttcctacttgacccttactcattcatcatttacactacaaaagagggataatattatcacaccaaaaatggtgtgataatattatccctcttttgtagtgtaaatgatgAATGAGTAAGgatcaagtaggaaatgtgggaaaagaaatgaagaatttaaatggtaaaattttgtttatcttttattttccaaagataaatttacaacaaaagagAACGCAGCCTAAAGAGAACACTACATAATTTGCCCCTTTTCTTAAAAAAGTAACTGTCGATGCCTGCCgtctattaattattattgcTATATACTCCGTACTAGTTTATAATTACCAAACCAACCTAACACATGAATCATGCATATTAGTATAAATCTTATAATGATTGccccttttttaaaaaaaaaaaaaattggtgggacaatttttattattttttttcataattaaatatgttTAATAGAGTATGTTTATTAttgctattattttttttgcctTCTTTGTATAACTTCAgtacatatataattttttttcatttaataaagctcttatataaatttatatgtatattacttatatctacaaatttatttaACGTCATGAAAATGAAATGATTCCCACGCATATTGCGTGCATGGGTGATAGACTAGTAACATTCTCCCTCCATTCACCAATCAACTTCCTCTTTGTCTCTAAAATTTTGTTCATCAATTAACTTCCTACTTTGCTTTATGGACATATATATTctcccttactttttaaattactacaatttaccaattggacccaccacactctatcattacttgtctaattaatccaattttgatattaattaaatgggTCGATTatattatttccattttatttattgttcagtttatttatatattcatttttcagtttatttattttctgaaaaattaatttctagtttatttattttccagtttatttatattttttctgaattttaagtttatttatttattttcaaattttcaatttatttattttctgaaaattttatttctagtttatttattttccagtttatttatttattttctgaatttttggtttagttatttaattattttcgaattttcaatttactTATTTTCTGACAATtttatttctagtttatttattttccagtttatttattgtTGGGAaacttgtggaatatcctaatccttgttttgatgataccaaaattcataggtcttaattgtaatagactagaactgttttgaactcaagtgttagagttcttttctagtttagcatgcggttctgaagactgaagactgaagtacgaatgactgaagactgaagactgaagataccaactgaagtatcagttgaagaatcagtttggaactgattacttaatgcgtgccacggactgatactaaagtcaagtatcagttgaacatgcttcctcggactgaacttccaacgttcaaaggaagccacgtactcacgaAGTACagagagatctcaggatcacgAAGTACagagagatctcaggatcttatctttgtagaggtcattcctatctggtggctactttatcagagacgtcacatctcctgtctatcaagagagccgtttccaccagacaaggaacctcgaagattgaagcctcagcccaaattcgaattgctctccaacggaagaaatcttgaggacgttctacgccaacggatctattcaagagttctcctacaaatagcgctcgaggatcttTTGCAATCATTAGTGTTTTATTAAATAGAGTAGGTGAATGGAATAGTATCTGTGTGGCTTCAAATACAATTAATTTTGACTTGGAGCTTCCATCTCAAATTTTCACGCACAGAGGTACTAGTGTGTGTTTCCTTTTTGAAATGAAATATTAATTCCCAACATTGATCTTTTTCGGCAATGATTTGAGTTTGGTGTTGTTTTCGCTTGCTCTGTTGTCGTGATTCGTTGTTGCTGTGTCCTTTCAGTAATGGATCACTAACCAATGCTAATATTGCCATTTTTTGTTGCtctgatttgatttatctattTGTGTGATTAGAATTCATCTGCTTCTATGGCTCATTTGAATGTTCGTTTGATTTCTTcttgcaaaaataaaaataaaaattgggtgTTTATTTCCATTTGCGAGGTAAGTTTTCCCTTATTGACAGCCTTTTTATTCTAAATAATGGCTACGATTTCTGTGGACTTGTTAGCTCTGCAGCAGCAAGAATACTGATTTCTTGATTGTATTTGAAGGATTTGAGTTGTTAGGAATTGGTGATGGAGACCAAAGCTGTGATCAATACTAGTACTCCTAAACAAAAAGGATTGTTGCAAACTGCAGAGTTGTACAAGGTCACCATTCTCTTACAAATATAATGTTTATTTTGTATGTTACCACTAAACTAATTACATTTTCtgtttaattaatttcacaAGTATATAATGGGTACTAGCGTGTATCCACGAGAACAACAATGTCTCAAGGagctcagagctatcacatccACTCATCCAAGGTAATATAATTGCTTCATCTAAACTCAGACTAGTTTGGGCTGTAAGTACTAGTGGATCTTTCTAGTAACTATCCAAACACATGTATACGTATAGTGGTGGAGCTAGGAATTTAGTTCGGGGGCTGAATTTTTTGGCATTCCGTATATTTtaggtattttttattaaaagacaattataagagtaataataaagaataacattttcatagattatataatttcaatatatattacaaattttttGGGAGCATTTCGTACATTTTTGGCGTTTTTATAATTACCAAACCAACctaacaaataaacaatattAGTATAAATCTTATAATAATTTGCCccttgtttaaaaaaaaattggtggggcaaatatatatattttttataattaaatatgtatatatataagaatatattaggtatattaaaaaaaaaattagggggaGCATTGCCCCACCTCCTTTGGCCGTAGCTCCGCCACTGTTAATACATACTTGGAAATAGAAATAGAAACATTCCATGATTCTGATAGTTATGTACAATTTTCCAGTGAAATTTGTTGctgacatatttttttattttttgggtagATATTTACAAGATTAATTAGTTTGTTCATGTTCAACATTAATTGTTTGTTATCATTGCATCTGATCAGGAGATTAATGAATATTatcttcatattttttttcaaagggCTGTGATGGGTACGGCACCTGATGTGGGACAGTTTATGGCCTTGCTTTTAAAGGCAATCAACGCGAAAAAGACGATTGAAATTGGAGTGTTTACTGGATATTCCCTTCTCGTAACTGCCCTCACAATTCCAGATGATGGAAAGGTTACACACACTTTTTCCTACATGATATCGTTTTAGTTGGTTGCTATAGctacatatttaattatgacATTAAAAATGTGGGCATAGATCACGGCCATAGACATGAACCGAAGCTCGTACCTGATTGGATTGCCTATCATCGAGAAGGCCGGGGTGGAGCACAAGATCAATTTTATCGAGTCCGAGGCTCTTCCGGCTCTTGATCAGTTGCTGAAAGATGTAAGAGTTTTGCTTCCCTTTTCCTCCAGGAGACAATGGCCAATGCTAACCAAATTAGTGTTTGATGCTGCAGCCTGAGAATAAGGGGACGTTCGACTTTGCCTTTGTTGATGCTGATAAAGCTGACTATGCAAATTACCATGAGAGAGTGTTGGAGCTTCTGAAACCGGGCGGTATTGCTGTTTACGATAACACCCTTTGGCAAGGGACGGTGGCGATGGATGAGGGTTCGGTTCCGGAGCGCAAGCTGGCGACGAGGAAGGATTCGATAGAGTTTAACAAGTACATTGCAGGTGATGCTAGAGTGCAAATCTCTCAAGTCCCTCTTGGTGATGGGATCACTATCTGTCGCCGCAACTGAAATTCTTCATCTTTTGGATGATGCTCCTCATCATGCATTTCAATATGTCGGAATAAATTGTTAAGTTGGATGCTCTGCATGCAAATTATTATgtgatatgatatgatatggTTTTGTTGCATTCCCTCTAATTTTGGTGTGGTTTGAGTCTGtaaaatgaatatatatgattcaTTGGGTGCATGAGAAAATGTAATGTGCACCTATGCATCTAAGTTTGGATCATTGCAAGTTTGTGGTTTAGTTTGGTGTGATTTGACATCAAAACTGAAATAAATTGTAAGCTATATACGATTTAGTGATTTTGTGAAATCAAATTAAAGTGTATTAataccaaaattaaattaaattgtattaAAATGAAATCATGATTTAGTGGGGTGTTTGATTTGCTGTTCATAATTATACTTTTTTCGTCGCTAAAAATTGTGGCTTTATTACTATATTGGGacgtccctaaaaattgtggtattttcttatttggaaATAACCCCACTAACTTTTTctctcaatatttacaaaaaaatgtgGGATCAAATCTCCACTTAAATACAATTaccacactttttcttaaaatctgtatCATCTCTTTTGGtccacaatttttagggacggatAGAGTATTCTTTATTCCTAAAAAATTATGGTATGTACTTATATAATACTATTATGTTAATCTCATTATAAGTggtatgtattttattttgaattgttCTATTACAACTGACATATTTCATAAATAACAAAAACTAATCCTGGAAAAAATATAATCATGTCACTTTTAACCAATTCACAGACAAATTTTTTAACCAATTCACAcctctttaattcttgtgtCCGAAAGTTTAATACTCCTTCCATCTCATTAGAATAGGCTCAATTCTTTTGGACACGGTGATTAAGAAATTACTTTTAAGAAGAAAATGAGCTTATTCTAATAGGACATtctgaagaaagaaaataaacatATTTTAGTGGGACGgcaacggagggagtactaattaagGGACTAATTAAGGGAATGTTAAACTAATaagacactacaaaaaaacatgTTTTTATCGAGGGATTTCCGACAGAATAATATCCCTCGGTAATCACCGAGTATTTGGCGAGAGTTTTTCGAgggataatatatttttaagaaAACCGACAATTTACCGAGGGAATACCGAGTGAAAAAATTACCGAGAGAATTTATCACTCGGTACTtgttagttttaattttatccaaaataaatttaattataaatgtatattttaaagTTACCGAGGGATTTGTTTACTCGGTAAGGgtccgtttgatttgcagtttaggattgattatgattaaaattatcttgaaaaattagtgtggattagtgtcGATTTATACTATTTCacgggtgtttgatatcatggctacttaatcctatattgtgtttgatatccataggattatgttggattatattatctaataccaaaactatcctcatataattttaaaaataccatgtgtgtccaccattacttgggcatttgcatcgatatgcgtgaggaagggtagcagatgttttatccaacttcgcagTATTAAAGTTATCCAAGGGGGGAggggcggattattagtatgggttattcccacaaaatagcatggagaagtgggattaagtaggagttgaccatattaactgcacatgatatcaaacatcacactaatctctattaatttaatttatcctacctataaacccatatcaaacaggccctaaaTTGTTTGTAAATATACCGAGTTTGCTTGTCCTCGgtaaaactaaactaaaatcATAGTATCACACTATCACTACCGTTGCTGGCTTTCTTCTTTATGACATTTCCCTCCGCTTCTTCCTTATGACATTTCTTTCCCTCCGCTTCTTCTTCCAATGACATTTCCCTCCGCAAATTCAAAGCCCTAGCTAGTCTTCCTCACCTCCTTTTGCCGCTGCCGTCCGCCACCCCCACCTCTGTaagcactctctctctctctctctctctctaattgtATATTGCAATTCCGTCAGCTTtcgccgtcgccgccgcgcGCCGCTGTTGCTGCTCTGCTTCGAGATTGAGGTGATTTTTTATTTCTCATACTTTCCTTTAATACTACTTTTGTTGAACTTTTAAATTCTGATATCCCTGTTTTTCTTGCTTCATTTGAATTAAGCTGCTCGTAAATGTGTGTTGCTTAATTTAACTGTTTAATACTCAATTTTTTCTTCGGTCATTATGATTATTGTGGATACATAGATAGCTTTTGTGGCTAGAACAATTGTGAGGGTTGAGCTGGATACATAGGTTCTCTTTATTCTTGCATACAGTTTCTGTCTCTATAGGTTTAGCCTCTCTCAATTTCAGTTGCAAGTATTCATGACATTTACTATTTGTTGCCTACTGACCCTTTTGGGATTTAAATTTTCTCGCAGAAGAAACTGCATTTTAGTAGTGCagaaaaagataagaaaattactaaaaaataaataactataTATACAGGTACATCTCATTTTTGTCGATACATAAACAGATTGCAGAGTAAGAAACAGTGATGATGGGGGATTTGTGAATTTGTTAGTATGCTTTATTGGGAAGTTTGAAATAATAATGAATATAGTAAAAGGGTTTTTGATAGGAAACAGTATAGTTAAATGAAGTTTTTTTCTTGTCTGGATATGGGGTGTTATGATTTGGATTTTGAATACTAGGTTGCTTCTCAACTTTAATGAAGGGAATACTCACTGTAGTTGTCCCTTTTctgatattaatattaatatgatGTATGTATGTAAGTTTAATTATAAGCATTATAAATAAGAACATTAAGAACATTGGCTATTTATCCTAAATTTTGACAATTACTTATATATTCTCCCTCTGTCTAAATTATATTGATGCTGACAGACTGTTGCCAACTAATTAATCTGTTAGCAGATTGATCATCCGATTCTCATTATACGATTTCAGGAAATGGTTATCCAAGAAATCAAGCAACAAAAGACTGCCTGATCTCTCTACTTTAACTTGCTTCAAGAGCTCAATTTGAGAAACAACTATTTTAGGCCCAAGTTCAATAGGGCAAGTTTTTAATCGAGAAGTTGAGTagctctaattaatatttaagttACATGACTTAATTTATGTCTTTTGCAGTATACCACTCCGCGCTTGACTCGTGAGAAGTATAGAAAGAAGTCAAGAACAAGAAAAGAGATCGAAAGATTGTGAGCAACAAAGGTTAGTTTTCTGAACAGTTTCTTTTATTCTTAAATTATGGCTCAAATGGCGGCCATGATCATATTTAAATACGTTAGATGAGCATGTATCTAGGTAGTAAATGGAGATTAGGTTGGGGGATGGCTGTGTTCCATCCCATTTGTTGCTGTGGTGATGGCTTGGAGCCGTGTATGTGTTtttgtttagaaaataaatattatctTTAACATTTAATCCCTACCACACGATGGTAATGGACGTTGCCGGTCCTCAGTTTAATCGCTTCGGTTTAGTAGAGATCTCAGCTGCTTGTGATGTTTTTGAGCTTGAATTTTCTGTTAGTTGCGTCATTTGGATTAGTCTACTATAATTTCAATTTTCTGTATTGTTGCTATTAGCTGATTAAGATCAGATTTGCTCTCTGCTTTCCTCTTATTTTATTGCTATCTATCCTCTCCGGTTTTGGTATGGTTAAATCACATGTGAAGCTACAGTTTATACAATTGAAATGTATGTAAAGCTGCGGTTTATTTAAGCCTTCTTTTAACAATGAGATCGTTGTTTGTCAATCAATGAAGATTCTGACTGTGTGCCATGTTCTGATCTTAGTCCTTACAAATCTCCTTCCGCGTTAAGAGTTTCCTTTGCTTGTAACAGTTCAAGTATGTTCAGCTTAAGTTGGAAGTTTCTGTTGCTAAGTTTCAAATGAATTGTGTTTTTAGAACATTTCAGCCTTTCACAAGAATTTATCTCTTAATTGTGATTTTTCTTGCAATAATTGGTGAAGTTCTCTGTCTGGTGCTCTCCTGCAGTTACATATTTGTTGAAACAATATTTTCTCTGCTCACACAGTCTGTTGTAATGGTAGCTAAAATGTCCATTTAATTTGGATCCCAACTCTCAAGCAATGCTTCTTTACTCTTTCACTACTCCTCCATGTAAATGGCTTAAGTGATCCTCAGAGTGCAGATGAACATCCCGTGCATCATTGACATTGCAAGCATCGGCTTCAGATGTAGATGTTAGAGGAGATAGTATCTGATGCAGCCTCAGGAGGAGTGCGAGCATAGACAGCAGCAGCTTCAGAGGAGCGCGAGCATACACTCCAGCAGCTTCGGGAGGAGCGTGAGCAGAGAGTCCGATTGGAGGAGTCACTTCGGGTAACTAATGAGTTGCTCCAGCAGTTCTTGAGGTCCCAGCGGTCAAGGAGTAGTGGCTCAGGAGGTTCTTAGTTTTCATGTAGTATATTTAGTACATTTTGATATATTATTATGATATTTTGCTTATATGTAGTTTATTTAGTACTACTTTTTatgttattatgatatttacACGTAAACATATTGTTGGATATTGAACAATATcgaatgaattttaaattatgattgGATTTATTAATAAACAAGTTGTCGTAACTAGGTacgtaaaaaaacaaaaatgaaaaaacataaaaataaaaacctttACCGAGGCAAATGTCCCTCggtatatttgaaaaatatagcCGTAAATTACCGAGAGAAACACAATTCTCGGTAATATTAGGGCATTTACCGAGGGATTACCGAGGGAAATGTCCCTCGGTAAAATTAACACATAAACCGACACCACACCCGACGAAACTTTACCGAGGCCGGATCCCTCGGT contains:
- the LOC130988490 gene encoding cation-dependent phenylpropanoid and flavonoid 8-O-methyltransferase 1-like is translated as METKAVINTSTPKQKGLLQTAELYKYIMGTSVYPREQQCLKELRAITSTHPRAVMGTAPDVGQFMALLLKAINAKKTIEIGVFTGYSLLVTALTIPDDGKITAIDMNRSSYLIGLPIIEKAGVEHKINFIESEALPALDQLLKDPENKGTFDFAFVDADKADYANYHERVLELLKPGGIAVYDNTLWQGTVAMDEGSVPERKLATRKDSIEFNKYIAGDARVQISQVPLGDGITICRRN